A genomic stretch from Deltaproteobacteria bacterium includes:
- a CDS encoding aminotransferase class III-fold pyridoxal phosphate-dependent enzyme, translated as MTTNTSSKLFALAKTMIPGGVNSPVRAFGSVGGTPLFIESAKGSAVRDVDGNTFIDYVGSWGPMILGHAPPAIVSAIKAAAGRGTSYGAPTPGEVGLAHLIRKAFPSVEKVRLVSSGTEAAMSAVRLARGYTGRDKIIKFAGGYHGHADSMLVTAGSGVLTFGQPDSPGVPAALAKLTLTAAFNDIASVRA; from the coding sequence CTGACGACGAACACCTCGAGCAAACTGTTCGCCCTTGCGAAAACGATGATCCCGGGCGGCGTCAACTCTCCCGTCCGCGCGTTCGGATCCGTCGGGGGAACCCCCCTGTTCATCGAGAGCGCGAAGGGCTCCGCCGTCCGCGACGTGGACGGGAACACCTTCATCGACTACGTCGGGTCGTGGGGACCGATGATCCTCGGGCACGCTCCCCCGGCGATCGTTTCCGCCATCAAGGCGGCGGCCGGCAGAGGAACGAGCTACGGGGCTCCCACGCCGGGCGAGGTCGGGCTGGCGCACCTGATCCGCAAGGCGTTCCCCTCCGTCGAGAAGGTCCGCCTCGTCTCCTCCGGGACGGAGGCGGCGATGAGCGCGGTGCGGCTGGCGCGTGGATACACGGGGCGGGACAAGATCATCAAGTTCGCGGGCGGGTACCACGGCCACGCCGACTCGATGCTTGTTACGGCCGGCTCGGGGGTCCTCACCTTCGGCCAGCCCGACTCCCCGGGCGTCCCGGCGGCGCTGGCGAAACTCACCTTGACGGCCGCCTTCAACGACATCGCCTCCGTGCGGGC